The following are encoded together in the Gilvimarinus sp. DA14 genome:
- a CDS encoding AI-2E family transporter, with protein MKPTSSPIIDVAIRLGLIALLVFLSFTYLRPFLGLMLWAMILAIALYPVHAKLVPKLGGKEGRAATVLVLGIVLVIGAPTVMLSVSLVDHVLSIYNQAIAGSLRVPEPSDNVAGWPIIGERVDTAWRAASENFHGFAVAHEQQIRDFAHNLMSLFGNVLTTSLAFLAAFIVAGIFMAYAKPGAQTTSRIFNRICGPETGDELHILSVATVRSVAVGVIGVAFIQALLLGVGFMLAGIPAAGLLALAVLVCGIVQLPAAIFVIPVVAWMWMAGDGSMVANIVLTIYLIVAGLADNVLKPMLLGRGLAVPMPVVLLGALGGMIVSGLIGLFIGAVVLAVSYQLFMAWVNEGKGLEEKAARVQGELEDRG; from the coding sequence ATGAAACCTACCTCCTCTCCCATTATTGATGTGGCAATTCGCTTGGGTCTGATCGCCCTGTTGGTGTTTTTATCATTTACCTATCTGCGCCCGTTTTTGGGGTTGATGCTCTGGGCGATGATCTTGGCCATCGCGCTATATCCGGTGCACGCCAAGTTGGTTCCCAAGCTGGGGGGCAAAGAGGGGCGTGCCGCCACAGTCCTGGTACTGGGGATCGTGCTGGTAATAGGCGCACCCACGGTGATGCTGAGTGTGTCTCTGGTGGACCATGTGTTGAGCATATACAACCAGGCTATTGCAGGCTCGCTGCGTGTGCCCGAGCCGTCTGACAATGTTGCTGGCTGGCCCATTATTGGTGAGCGGGTGGACACCGCCTGGCGCGCCGCCTCGGAAAATTTTCACGGCTTTGCCGTGGCTCACGAGCAACAAATCCGGGATTTCGCTCACAACCTGATGTCCCTGTTTGGCAATGTGCTTACCACCTCGCTGGCTTTTTTGGCGGCGTTTATTGTCGCCGGTATTTTTATGGCCTACGCGAAACCCGGTGCGCAAACCACTAGCCGTATTTTTAATCGTATTTGCGGTCCTGAAACGGGCGACGAGTTGCATATTTTAAGTGTGGCAACCGTGCGCTCGGTTGCCGTGGGCGTCATCGGTGTGGCTTTTATTCAAGCCTTATTGTTGGGTGTGGGTTTTATGCTGGCGGGTATTCCCGCGGCCGGTTTATTGGCTTTGGCGGTACTGGTGTGCGGCATTGTACAGCTGCCCGCCGCTATTTTTGTGATACCTGTGGTGGCCTGGATGTGGATGGCCGGTGACGGCTCCATGGTTGCCAATATCGTGCTTACCATATATTTGATTGTCGCAGGTCTGGCTGACAATGTGCTTAAACCCATGTTGCTCGGGCGAGGGCTGGCCGTACCCATGCCGGTCGTTTTGCTCGGCGCATTAGGGGGCATGATTGTCAGCGGTTTAATCGGTTTGTTTATTGGCGCAGTGGTACTGGCCGTAAGTTACCAGCTGTTTATGGCTTGGGTGAACGAAGGTAAGGGCTTGGAAGAGAAAGCCGCCAGAGTGCAAGGAGAGTTAGAGGATCGTGGCTAA
- a CDS encoding efflux transporter outer membrane subunit → MANLPQRSGRAGSKGAALALAVCLAAVGCAPLGPDFQEPQVQWLADWQPELYGEIQSDAPATDLSQWWQRFNDPVINQLMSEARAQSPSLKIAGLRILESRALLGVATGAQYPQVQQITAQGAYVGKKRGGRDYSDFTTSEAAFNIGWEMDFWGRFRRGVESADAAYFASLTSYRDAQVLLTSQVASLYYGIKTTLQRIEIAQNNLKLQQRSYDITEQLYEQGQDSELDLQQAKSQYLSTKATIPGLRLALQQQRNALSALLNRGPGDLPELDNIDSRLPQVDAQTVAGIPAQLIVRRPDVRTAAWQAAAQSAQVGLAEADLYPSLSLFGTVGWSGNDIDIVDDVLSFAAGPSLSWNIFNYGRIKNNVRVQDARLQQALEAYQASVLNAAREIDDAANRVAQTQASQQILDEALTAAERSLAIATRRYKEGYSDFQRVLDAQASTFRQSDRAVTNRGDHIAAVIGLYQALGGGWQEASIDTIVPAATRETLEERTDWGDLLEAPLDYPPEQGNPND, encoded by the coding sequence GTGGCTAACTTACCGCAACGAAGCGGGCGAGCGGGTAGTAAAGGCGCAGCGCTCGCGCTGGCCGTCTGTTTGGCAGCGGTGGGTTGTGCGCCACTGGGACCAGATTTTCAAGAGCCGCAGGTGCAATGGCTGGCCGATTGGCAACCGGAGCTGTACGGCGAAATACAAAGCGACGCCCCGGCTACGGATTTAAGTCAGTGGTGGCAGCGTTTTAACGATCCGGTAATCAATCAGCTAATGAGTGAGGCGAGAGCGCAAAGCCCAAGTTTAAAAATTGCGGGCTTGCGCATTTTGGAAAGTCGTGCTCTGCTCGGTGTTGCCACAGGCGCCCAGTACCCACAGGTACAGCAGATAACGGCGCAGGGCGCTTATGTGGGCAAAAAGCGTGGCGGTAGAGACTACAGTGATTTCACCACCAGCGAAGCGGCATTTAATATCGGCTGGGAAATGGATTTTTGGGGGCGTTTTCGCCGTGGTGTCGAGTCGGCGGATGCAGCTTATTTTGCCTCGCTGACGAGTTACCGCGATGCCCAAGTGCTGTTAACCTCGCAAGTAGCCAGCCTCTACTACGGCATTAAAACCACGTTACAGCGTATTGAAATTGCCCAGAACAATTTAAAGCTGCAGCAGCGCAGCTACGATATTACCGAGCAGCTGTACGAACAGGGGCAAGATTCCGAGCTGGATTTACAGCAAGCCAAGTCACAATATTTATCCACCAAAGCGACCATTCCCGGTTTGCGTTTAGCGCTGCAGCAACAGCGCAATGCTTTAAGCGCGTTGCTCAATCGCGGCCCTGGCGATTTGCCCGAGCTGGATAATATTGACAGCCGTTTACCCCAGGTAGATGCGCAGACGGTGGCGGGTATACCCGCGCAATTAATTGTGCGCCGCCCCGATGTACGCACCGCTGCCTGGCAGGCCGCCGCGCAGTCGGCGCAGGTGGGTCTGGCCGAAGCGGATTTGTACCCGTCCCTGTCGCTGTTTGGCACTGTGGGGTGGTCGGGCAATGACATTGACATTGTTGATGACGTCTTAAGCTTTGCCGCCGGCCCCTCGCTCAGCTGGAACATTTTTAACTACGGGCGCATTAAAAATAATGTGCGTGTGCAAGACGCTCGCCTGCAGCAGGCACTGGAGGCCTACCAGGCCAGTGTGCTCAATGCCGCCCGCGAAATAGATGATGCCGCCAACCGCGTGGCGCAAACCCAGGCCAGCCAGCAAATACTCGACGAAGCACTAACCGCGGCCGAGCGCTCGTTGGCAATCGCTACCCGCCGTTATAAAGAGGGCTACTCAGACTTCCAGCGTGTCCTTGACGCCCAGGCCTCCACCTTTCGCCAATCCGATCGTGCGGTCACCAATCGCGGTGATCATATCGCCGCGGTGATTGGTTTGTATCAGGCGCTCGGCGGTGGCTGGCAAGAGGCAAGCATTGACACCATTGTGCCGGCTGCGACTCGCGAAACTCTTGAAGAGCGCACCGATTGGGGCGATTTACTAGAGGCTCCATTAGATTACCCGCCAGAACAAGGAAACCCCAATGACTGA
- a CDS encoding HlyD family secretion protein, translating to MTEPANQEPTAAESPSAGKAVSRGAIIVLAVVLLTLLWHLLADRFTPYTSQARVQGYVVGVAPKVAGVLTDVWVDNNQRVEAGEKLFAIDQSQYKIALQQAQSNLNNTQNQVAAGDAGVEKARASLRAAEAGQLKAEQDYKRLKRLRENDPGTISARRLEMSEASLEQARAQVAAARADIQRAIEQKGGDSADNNTLLQTAQTAVDKATLDLNNTTVTAEAAGVVTDLRAEVGQFAGTGSPVLTLVAIEDVWISADFTENNLGHLKPGTKVEIILDSLPGQVLKGRIRSIGVGISAGQPTHAGALPSVQNNRDWLRQAQRFPVQVEFAESLPGDAIQQLRIGGQASVIAYAEGHGFLALLGKLYIRLHSILTYAY from the coding sequence ATGACTGAACCTGCCAATCAAGAACCCACTGCGGCTGAGTCGCCCAGCGCAGGTAAGGCCGTATCCCGCGGGGCGATCATTGTGCTGGCCGTGGTGTTGTTAACTCTGCTGTGGCATTTACTGGCCGATCGCTTTACTCCCTACACTTCGCAAGCGCGGGTCCAGGGGTATGTGGTAGGCGTAGCGCCCAAAGTTGCCGGGGTGTTAACCGATGTCTGGGTCGACAATAATCAGCGTGTAGAGGCGGGAGAAAAACTGTTTGCCATTGATCAGTCGCAGTACAAAATTGCTTTGCAGCAGGCGCAGTCCAATTTAAATAACACCCAAAATCAGGTTGCCGCAGGTGATGCCGGCGTGGAAAAAGCGCGCGCGAGCTTGCGCGCCGCCGAAGCCGGACAGCTAAAGGCCGAACAGGACTACAAGCGCTTAAAGCGTCTGCGTGAAAACGATCCGGGCACTATATCAGCACGGCGCCTGGAAATGTCCGAGGCGAGCCTGGAGCAGGCGCGCGCTCAGGTCGCGGCGGCTCGCGCCGATATTCAGCGCGCCATTGAACAAAAAGGTGGCGACTCTGCCGATAACAATACCCTGTTACAAACCGCCCAAACGGCGGTGGATAAAGCCACTCTGGATTTAAACAACACCACTGTTACCGCCGAAGCCGCTGGCGTGGTGACCGACTTGCGCGCTGAGGTGGGTCAGTTTGCCGGCACGGGCAGCCCGGTGCTGACGCTCGTGGCAATTGAAGATGTGTGGATCAGTGCGGACTTTACCGAAAATAATCTCGGGCATTTAAAGCCGGGCACCAAGGTTGAAATAATTTTGGATTCGTTACCCGGGCAAGTGCTTAAGGGCCGCATTAGAAGTATTGGGGTGGGCATTAGCGCCGGCCAGCCGACCCACGCGGGGGCTTTGCCCAGCGTGCAAAACAACCGCGACTGGTTGCGCCAGGCGCAGCGTTTTCCGGTGCAGGTCGAGTTTGCCGAGTCCCTGCCTGGCGATGCCATTCAGCAGTTGCGCATTGGTGGGCAGGCATCGGTCATTGCCTACGCCGAAGGGCACGGCTTTTTGGCACTGCTGGGCAAACTGTATATTCGCTTGCATAGCATCCTCACCTACGCCTACTGA
- a CDS encoding DUF2955 domain-containing protein has protein sequence MVLPRLPLAARRAYRLAFSTSLVLAMAYGFGLAIPFVAPLFVVILSAKPAPPPGPKQLLILLLAVAVSLGVGVILGPLLHGAPLPALAIIIAGLYVSNRLALQPGKAAVGTLLALGLTVIAAASGISPTLASGIISTLVLGIALAVLGQWLVYPFFPEDPAPQVAPPPPPSAADSNWLCWRATAIVIPAFVLTLTNPAAYLPLTVKSILLGREASQLRLRDANREMIVSTLLGGACAIGVWSLLSLAVNLWFYAGWILLITLFLASGMYGVLRTSFKPSFWMASMTTMIILLGAAVQDSANGKDVYQAFVVRIALFLAVAFYAAAAMAVLEYWRARRMQKSNKE, from the coding sequence ATGGTTTTACCGCGCCTGCCCCTGGCGGCCAGGCGCGCCTACCGTTTGGCTTTTAGCACCAGCTTGGTGTTGGCCATGGCCTATGGGTTTGGTTTGGCCATTCCTTTCGTTGCACCTTTGTTTGTGGTTATTTTATCGGCCAAGCCTGCGCCTCCCCCGGGGCCCAAACAGCTGTTAATTCTGTTGCTGGCTGTAGCGGTGAGCTTGGGCGTAGGAGTCATACTCGGCCCTCTGTTGCACGGCGCTCCCTTGCCTGCGCTGGCGATTATTATCGCCGGCTTGTACGTCAGTAACCGCTTGGCGTTGCAGCCGGGTAAGGCGGCGGTGGGTACGTTACTCGCACTGGGGTTAACCGTGATTGCGGCGGCGAGCGGTATTAGCCCGACTCTGGCCTCGGGCATTATTTCCACATTGGTGCTCGGTATTGCATTGGCTGTGCTGGGGCAATGGCTGGTGTACCCGTTTTTTCCCGAAGATCCTGCCCCCCAAGTAGCACCGCCACCGCCGCCCAGCGCAGCGGACAGCAACTGGTTATGCTGGCGTGCCACCGCAATTGTGATTCCTGCATTTGTTCTAACTCTGACCAATCCGGCGGCTTATTTACCGCTAACGGTAAAAAGTATTTTGCTCGGGCGCGAGGCTTCACAGCTGCGCTTACGCGATGCTAACCGCGAGATGATCGTCTCAACATTGTTGGGCGGGGCCTGCGCCATCGGCGTCTGGAGCTTGCTGAGCCTAGCGGTAAATTTATGGTTTTATGCGGGCTGGATATTACTGATTACACTGTTTCTCGCCAGTGGTATGTACGGCGTGTTGCGCACCTCGTTTAAGCCGTCGTTCTGGATGGCGAGCATGACCACCATGATTATTCTATTGGGTGCGGCGGTGCAGGACAGCGCCAATGGCAAAGATGTTTATCAGGCATTTGTGGTGCGCATCGCTTTATTTCTCGCCGTTGCGTTCTACGCGGCTGCGGCCATGGCGGTGCTGGAGTACTGGCGCGCGCGACGCATGCAAAAATCCAACAAGGAGTAA